The sequence below is a genomic window from Schistocerca gregaria isolate iqSchGreg1 chromosome 5, iqSchGreg1.2, whole genome shotgun sequence.
CTGCTCTGTCAAGGAGGGCTGAAACAGAGGCGTCCACACCGGGGGCCCGGTCTGCTCCAGACatcgctgctctgtcgaggaaggctggaacacAGGGGGACACACTAGCGGTCCCTGCTCCTCCAGTCGTCGCTGttctgtcgaggaaggctggaacagagaCGACGAAAATGGCGGCCCGTGCTGCTacagacgtcgctgctctgtcgaggaaggctcGAACAGAGGCAGCCAGACCGGCGGCtcgtgctgctgcagacgtcattGCTCTGTCGAGGGAAGTTGGAACAGAGGTGTCCACATTGGCGTCCTGTGCTACTCCAGACGTCGGTGCTCTGTCGGGGAAGGCTGCAACAAAGGCAGGCACACTGGCTGCCGGTGTTGCTTCATATGTTGCAGGTCTGAAGAGGAAGGCTGGAACTGATGCGGCCACAACGGCGGCCCGAGCCGCTCCAGAtgtcgctgctctgtcgaggaacACTGGAACAGCGGCGGCGACACCGGCGGCCCATGCTGCTCCATACGTAGCTGTTCCGTCGAGGAGTGCTGGAACAGAGGCGGCCACATTGGTGGCCCATGCTACTACAGATGTCGCTGCcctgtcgaggaaggctggaacagagaCGGCCACACCGGTTGCATGTGCTGCTTCAGAAGTCAATGCCTtgtcgaggaaggctggaacagatGCGTATTCACCGGCTTGGCGGAAGGCTTGAACAGATGCGGTCACACTGGCGGCCCACGCTGCTCCTGACGttgctgctctgtcgaggaagggAGGAACATAAGAGGCCACACTGACGGAtcgtgctgctccagacgtcgctgctTTGTCAAGGAAAGCTGGAACAGGGAGGACCACATGGGCGGCCAGTGCTGCTCTAGACGTCGCTGCTATGACATGGAAGGCTGGAACAGTCGCGGCCACACCAGCGGCACATGCTACTCCAGACATCGCTGCTCTGTCGTGGATGCCTGGAACACAGGCGGACACACTGATGGCCCGTGCTGCTCTAATCTTTTTTGTTCTttcgaggaaggctggaacagaggcgTCCACACTGGCGGCCCTTGCTGCCCCAGGCGTAGCTGCTCTGTCGAGGCAGGCTGGACCGAGACACCCACACCGGCAGCTTGTGCTGCTTCACACGtagctgctctgtcgaggaagggTGGAACTGAGGCTGTCCCACTGGCGGCTCGTGCTGCTGCAGACGgcgctgctctgtcgaggaaggctggaacagaggcgGCTGCATTGGCGGCCCGTGCTGCTCCAGTCGACGCTGCTCCTTCGAGGAAAGCTATAAGAGAGGCTGCCACACCAGCGACCAATACTGTCTGGGCGTCGCTGCTCTGTCGAGTAAAGCTGGAACAGAAGCGGCCACTGTGGCGGCTCGTCCTGCTCCAGACGTCGCTTCTCTGTCAAGGATGGCTGGAACAGTAGCAGTCACACTGGCGGCCCTTCGTCCTCCAGGTGTAGCTGCTCTGTCGAGGAAAGCTGGAATTGAGGAGGCCACACAGGCGGCCAGTGCTGCTCCAGACGTCACTGCCTTGTCCTCAGTCGAGAAAGGCTAGAACAGCGGCTCCCACTCTGGCGGCTCGTGCTTCTCCAGACGAAGCTCCTCTATCAAGGAAGGCTAGAATAGAGGCGGCCTCACTGGCGGCCCGTGCTGCTCCAGACGTCACTACTCTGACGAGGAAGGCTGCAACAGACGCGGCCACACTAGCTGTctgtgctgctccagacgtcgctgctctgtcgaggaaggctggaacagaggAGGCGACACCGGCGGAatgtgctgctccagacgtcgctgctaagtagaggaaggctggaacagaggAGGCGACACCGGCAGAatgtgctgctccagacgtcgctgTTAAGTagaggaaggctggaacagaggcgTCGACGCTGGCGGGAAGTGCTGCTCCAGACGTTGCTGCTGTGCCGAGGAAGGCTTGAACAGACGTGGGCACATTGGCGAACCATGCTGCTCCATACGttgctgctctgtcgaggaaggctggaacagtGGCGGCCAAAATGGCGGCCTGTGCTGCTCCAGATGTCGCTGCACTGTCGAAAAAGTGCGGAACAGAAGCGGCCACACCAGCGGACCGTGCTGCTCGAGACGTCGCTGgtctgtcgaggaaggctggaagAGACACGGCCACACCGGTGGCACTTGCTGCTCCAGACGTCCCTGCTGtgtcgaggaaggctggaacagaggcAGCCACAGTGGAGGCCCGTGCTGCTCCAGTAGTCGTTGTTAAGTAGAAGAAGACTTGAACAGAAGAGGCCACACTGGCTGTCCGGGCTGCTCGAGACG
It includes:
- the LOC126273210 gene encoding uncharacterized protein LOC126273210, giving the protein MSGVACAAGVAATVPAFHVIAATSRAALAAHVVLPVPAFLDKAATSGAARSVSVASYVPPFLDRAATSGAAWAASVTASVQAFRQAGEYASVPAFLDKALTSEAAHATGVAVSVPAFLDRAATSVVAWATNVAASVPALLDGTATYGAAWAAGVAAAVPVFLDRAATSGAARAAVVAASVPAFLFRPATYEATPAASVPAFVAAFPDRAPTSGVAQDANVDTSVPTSLDRAMTSAAARAAGLAASVRAFLDRAATSVAARAAIFVVSVPAFLDRTATTGGAGTASVSPCVPAFLDRAAMSGADRAPGVDASVSALLDRAATPGGLRAASVAATVPAILDREATSGAARAAIVAASVPAFLDGAPTCGPARAASVATSIPALFDRAAAPGSAQAASVDACVSAFLVRAVTYRAALSSSEE